In Amyelois transitella isolate CPQ chromosome 13, ilAmyTran1.1, whole genome shotgun sequence, a genomic segment contains:
- the LOC106141080 gene encoding condensin complex subunit 1 isoform X2, translating into MVLYLFTQIMKTKDAKLAADNSTKLSLGKKGKKATNDEEFCGWTESDKQAALVTLHLVLQQPLSRLWDPPLAEDNFVSMVADPCYKVLEEQIIKNKAIRETVFQVLGVLIKKYNHGTSCLIKLVQVLQMAEHAVSPICAGVVQLTNEFGLGTFGPQMVREIAEALASSDEENAGAGTEQAAARNCGAFLLELTNELPKEMTGAIATIQPYLESDESYTLRISVLGMMCSVLSVQLRGEGLTAAQRAQRDDFLDDLYDHMHDLSAYVRHKVLQFWCRLQRENCVPVTRQRTVLERGIGRLKDKAALVRKAAIQLIKVFLECNPFSAQLKLELLEKQLETEQKILEDLQKKQNPGPDPELVKKWDKIEKDVISTIKDNMDVLTQDEPELSQASLDNLYDAIRKHMRDKNYHKAYLIVKHTERQYPDAKLLRCDMEKSDQIDYFVALLRNIFIIPDRRQSISMTQQCENELALYKKMEEKESIVAFLQESVHFCRMVSEAVPLINSLLMSKQAGDVSEAIDFFTAAHHFNIESAKVGVATMLLLVWSPDQDKREAVERAYRDMYLECENKNERARAFTIARRLTSLAASVDRGSALALDHLVQQWVDKGDITPAIIQVFWEMFLKKIDGTTDMDSYAAISILVMISKAQPSVVLANLEVIQTHGLTGDYNSRNLSAQLLLCLAKKNQRYPMDHPIFTAIFDSLLETYSKLNKFMQFATNTIDFIYAVCDSPEILCAKILSEMFKRLQESVVKDQDSEEEASMPTELLTRFVFAVGHVALQQLIYLDTSVYSELRRRNQVREERKEEEKKKKKASAFATPAKRGRVDDLRRQTLMNVSNASASSRGQRSASVSKAPSANTTMTEDEAGLEGAVADDADAEYVRNVCERDIVGVDTALARYIPLLRWLLANPARCTTQLQAAAALTFTRFMLVSSAVCEDGLQLMVTVLKRSKNVSLRTNLTIAFADLTLRFPNLTQPWTHHIYHILNDEELEVRQCAVKMLSFLVLHEMVRVKGQIADMALCCADKDSGVANMTRLFFKQLSQKGNALYNVMPDIISRLSDPELNVPEDQYRLIMKYITSLIQKDRQMEALVEKLCQRFKLSTEERQWRDLAYCLSLFSYNERSLRKLIENLDCYKDKLHCSGVMESFTTLMNNTSKLAKNEIKTLVTELGDKIEECFAVREGEDGARPAAAAEPPRATPRKKPAPRRARRRSSSPDENEPPANDGTPPSVRKSSRKPTRSRKVVSYNSEESDDEDQQKDDDVFKKPTARKTTRRKK; encoded by the exons ATGGTTTTGTATCTGTTCACCCAAATTATGAAGACCAAAGATGCCAAGTTAGCTGCAGAT AACTCAACGAAGTTAAGTTTAGGCAAAAAAGGCAAGAAGGCAACCAATGATGAAGAGTTTTGTGGGTGGACAGAGTCAGATAAGCAAGCTGCGCTAGTCACACTGCATTTGGTTCTACAGCAACCCCTTTCTAGACTATGGGACCCACCTTTGGCAGAGGATAATTTTGTTTC aaTGGTTGCCGATCCATGTTACAAAGTATTGGAAGAACAGATCATCAAAAATAAGGCAATCAGAGAAACAGTGTTTCAAGTTCTTGGTGTTCTAATCAAGAAGTACAACCATGGCACATCTTGCCTCATCAAATTAGTACAG GTTTTGCAAATGGCTGAACATGCTGTATCCCCTATTTGTGCTGGTGTGGTTCAGCTGACTAACGAATTTGGTCTTGGAACATTTGGACCTCAAATG gTCCGTGAGATAGCAGAAGCTTTAGCGTCCAGTGACGAAGAGAACGCGGGCGCCGGTACCGAGCAGGCGGCCGCGCGGAACTGTGGCGCGTTCCTATTGGAGCTTACCAATGAGTTACCGAAGGAGATGACCGGCGCTATTGCTACTATTCAGCCTTACTTGGAAAGTGATGAG TCGTACACACTGCGCATCAGCGTGCTGGGCATGATGTGCTCGGTGCTGAGCGTGCAGCTGCGCGGCGAGGGGCTGACGGCCGCGCAGCGCGCGCAGCGGGACGACTTCCTCGACGACCTCTACGACCACATGCACGACCTCTCGGCCTACGTGCGACACAAG GTCCTACAGTTCTGGTGTCGCCTACAGCGTGAGAACTGCGTACCCGTAACTCGGCAACGCACCGTGCTAGAACGTGGCATCGGCCGCCTCAAAGACAAGGCTGCACTCGTTAGGAAAGCTGCCATACAACTGATTAAG gtgtTTTTAGAATGCAACCCATTCTCTGCGCAACTCAAACTAGAATTACTAGAAAAACAGCTGGAAACAGAGCAGAAGATACTGGAGGATCTTCAAAAGAAACAGAACCCTGGGCCGGACCCAGAACTTGTAAAGAAATgggataaaatagaaaaagatgTTATTTCTACAATAAAGGATAATATGGATGTTTTAACTCAAGATGAACCCGAGCTATCTCAAGCATCGCTGGATAATTTATATGATGCTATACGTAAACATATGCGTGATAAGAATTATCATAAAGCTTATTTGATCGTGAAACATACGGAAAGACAATATCCTGACGCGAAACTGCTTAGGTGTGATATGGAGAAAAGTGATCAG ATAGACTACTTTGTAGCTCTACTGcgaaatattttcatcataCCCGATCGCAGGCAGTCAATATCCATGACGCAGCAATGCGAGAACGAGCTAGCACTATACAAGAAAATGGAAGAGAAAGAGAGCATAGTTGCCTTCCTTCAAGAGTCCGTACATTTCTGTAGAATGGTGTCTGAAGCTGTGCCTTTGATAAACTCCTTGCTCATGTCGAAGCAAGCCGGAGACGTGAGCGAAGCTATAGACTTCTTCACCGCAGCACACCACTTTAATATAGAGTCGGCTAAAGTGGGCGTTGCTACTATGTTGCTGCTTGTATGGTCGCCTGACCAA GATAAACGGGAAGCAGTAGAGCGAGCATATCGCGACATGTACTTAGAGTGCGAAAACAAAAACGAGCGCGCGCGAGCGTTCACCATCGCTCGGAGACTCACCTCGCTAGCGGCCAGCGTGGACCGCGGCAGTGCGCTCGCGCTCGACCATCTCGTGCAGCAGTGGGTCGACAAGGGGGACATCACGCCTGCTATCATCCAG GTTTTCTGGGAAATGTTTCTGAAGAAAATCGATGGTACTACCGATATGGACAGCTATGCGGCGATATCTATTCTCGTCATGATATCTAAAGCCCAGCCTTCTGTAGTACTGGCAAATTTGGAGGTTATCCAGACCCACGGTCTCACAGGCGACTATAACTCAAGGAATCTGAGCGCTCAGCTGCTGTTATGTTTAGCAAAGAAAAACCAAAGATATCCCATGGACCACCCCATATTCACAGCGATATTCGACAGCCTTCTAGAAACTTATTCGAAGTTGAATAAGTTCATGCAATTCGCTACGAACactatagattttatttacgCGGTGTGCGATTCTCCTGAGATCCTTTGTGCGAAGATTTTGTCGGAAATGTTCAAAAGGCTGCAAGAGTCGGTGGTAAAGGACCAGGACAGTGAAGAGGAAGCCAGCATGCCCACGGAGTTGTTGACCCGGTTCGTTTTTGCAGTGGGACACGTCGCATTGCAGCAATTGATATATCTGGACACAAGCGTCTACAGCGaattaagaagaagaaaccag GTTCGCGAAGAACGCAAAGAagaagagaagaaaaagaagaaagccAGTGCGTTCGCGACTCCAGCTAAGCGCGGACGAGTTGATGACCTCCGCAGACAAACGCTCATGAATGTCAGCAACGCCAGCGCTTCTTCCAGGGGACAACGCTCTGCCAGCGTCTCCAAGGCGCCTTCG GCAAACACCACAATGACGGAAGACGAGGCGGGCCTCGAGGGCGCAGTAGCAGACGACGCGGACGCGGAATACGTCCGCAACGTATGCGAGCGGGACATCGTCGGCGTCGACACCGCTTTAGCGCGCTACATCCCCCTCCTTCGCTGGTTGTTGGCCAATCCCGCGCGCTGTACGACGCAATTACAAGCGGCCGCAGCTTTAACATTTACCAG ATTCATGTTGGTTTCAAGTGCAGTGTGCGAAGACGGTCTTCAGCTAATGGTGACAGTACTGAAGCGGTCTAAGAATGTTTCCTTGAGGACCAACCTAACCATCGCTTTCGCCGATCTTACTCTACGGTTCCCTAATCTCACTCAACCATGGACACATCACATTTATCACAT CCTGAACGACGAAGAGCTTGAAGTCCGGCAATGCGCTGTAAAGATGCTGTCATTCCTGGTTCTCCACGAAATGGTGCGCGTCAAAG gtCAGATAGCGGACATGGCGCTCTGCTGCGCCGACAAAGACTCTGGCGTCGCGAATATGACGCGCCTGTTCTTCAAGCAGCTTTCGCAGAAAGGCAACGCCCTGTATAACGTGATGCCCGACATCATATCGCGCCTTAGCGACCCTGAGCTGAACGTGCCGGAGGACCAGTATAGACTTATTATGAA ATACATAACATCACTCATACAAAAAGACCGTCAAATGGAGGCTCTAGTAGAAAAACTTTGTCAGCGCTTCAAGCTATCAACTGAAGAACGCCAGTGGCGCGATCTAGCGTACTGCCTCTCATTGTTCTCGTATAATGAGAGGTCCTTGAGGAAACTCATTGAAAACCTGGATTGCTATAAGGATAAGCTGCATTGCAGCGGCGTAATGGAGTCTTTCACGACGCTCATGAATAACACGTCGAAATTGGCGAAGAATGAAATTAAA ACGCTAGTAACGGAGCTGGGCGATAAGATCGAGGAGTGTTTCGCTGTGCGCGAGGGCGAGGACGGCGCGCGGCCCGCGGCTGCGGCCGAGCCGCCGCGCGCCACGCCGCGGAAGAAACCCGCGCCCCGGCGTGCCCGGCGGCGTTCCTCGAGCCCTGATGAG AATGAACCACCCGCCAACGATGGAACTCCACCTTCAGTTCGAAAATCTAGCAGAAAACCAACGAGATCTAGAAAAGTTGTTTCTTATAATTCTGAAGAATCAG ATGACGAAGATCAACAAAAGGATGACGATGTTTTCAAAAAACCTACTGCTAGGAAAACTACTCGCAGAAAGAAATAA
- the LOC106141079 gene encoding translocon-associated protein subunit gamma: MSGKSNKAFTKEEELLLQDFSRNVSTKSSALFYGNAFIVSAIPIWLFWRVHALEVSTSLVWFALVTGASTWLLALAYRNTKFQLKHRVAVRREDAVAREMSRKLAEDKKMSRKEKDERILWKKNEVADYEATTYSIFYNNALFLTIVILSSFYLLRSFTPTVNYIVSLTAASGLLALLSTGTK; encoded by the exons ATGTCTGGAAAGAGTAACAAAGCTTTCACGAAGGAAGAAGAGCTGCTGCTACAGGATTTTAGCAGAAATGTGTCAACGAAGTCATCTGCCTTATTTTACGGGAATGCTTTCATAGTCTCCGCTATTCccatat GGTTGTTCTGGAGGGTGCATGCCTTAGAAGTCAGTACGTCTTTAGTCTGGTTTGCGTTAGTGACAGGCGCAAGTACTTGGCTCCTAGCCCTGGCATACCGTAACACCAAGTTCCAACTGAAGCACCGCGTAGCAGTCCGCCGCGAAGATGCCGTTGCCCGGGAGATGTCTAGGAAACTTGCCGAAGATAAGAAGATGAGCAGAAAAGAAAAGGATGAgag aatTCTGTGGAAGAAGAATGAAGTAGCTGACTATGAGGCGACCACCTACTCCATCTTCTACAACAACGCCTTGTTCCTCACCATCGTCATCCTCAGTAGCTTCTACCTGCTGCGCTCCTTCACACCTACAGT TAACTACATTGTATCTCTGACTGCGGCGTCTGGACTCCTGGCTCTGCTCTCCACTGGCACCAAGTGA
- the LOC106141003 gene encoding ADP-ribose pyrophosphatase, mitochondrial produces the protein MFYKSKYMNIKLFLIILSSSRTLMARPQVALMSIHFKCRGGTYPRSNVLRFIVPDDKVSWSTEYTSYKPPNYTEPGLTGKPWADPDIGNGTFQPKWNSMDGKISRKSYMGDYQIVNGYPLNPIGRTGICGRGILGRWGPNHAADPVVTRWKRLESGELVHDDNDKPILQFVAIKRGDTGEWALPGGMVDPGEKVTTTAVREFQEEAMNALVMSKEEREEWTKKFEKFFSEGEVVYEGYVDDRRNTDNAWMETVAYNFHDDSGSVVGALNLHAGDDAVGVRWVDATPNISLYASHDSILKEVVNRHLGIGKLR, from the exons atgttttacaaaagtaaatatatgaatatcaAATTATTCCTCATAATACTATCGAGTTCTAGAACATTAATGGCAAGACCCCAGGTAGCTCTGATGTCCATACATTTCAAATGCAGAGGTGGGACTTACCCTCGGTCAAATGTACTAAGATTTATTGTTCCTGATGATAAGGTCAGCTGGTCTACTGAGTATACCAGTTACAAACCTCCTAATTATACTGAACCAGGGCTTACAGGGAAACCATGGGCAGATCCTGACATTG GTAATGGTACATTTCAACCAAAATGGAATAGTATGGATGGAAAAATAAGTAGAAAAAGTTACATGGGTGACTACCAAATTGTCAATGGTTATCCACTTAATCCCATTGGCCGCACTGGAATTTGTGGACGTGGAATCCTTGGTCGGTGGGGACCAAATCATGCAGCAGATCCAGTGGTTACACGATGGAAGAGATTGGAGTCAGGGGAGTTAGTTCATGACGACAATGATAA accAATACTTCAGTTTGTAGCTATCAAACGAGGAGACACTGGAGAGTGGGCCCTGCCTGGTGGCATGGTTGATCCTGGAGAAAAAGTAACCACCACAGCTGTCAGGGAATTCCAAGAAGAAGCTATGAATGCTTTAGTCATGTCTAAAG AGGAAAGAGAAGAATGGACAAAAAAGTTTGAAAAGTTCTTTAGTGAAGGAGAAGTTGTTTACGAGGGATATGTGGATGACCGTCGCAATACTGACAATGCATGGATGGAAACTGTGGCTTACAATTTCCATGACGACAGTGGATCTGTTGTTGGAGCCCTAAATCTACATGCTGGGGATGATGCAGTGGGGGTAAGATGGGTTGATGCAACCCCAAACATTAGTTTATATGCCAGCCATGACTCAATTTTGAAAGAAGTCGTAAATCGGCATTTGGGGATTGGTAAGTTAAGGtag
- the LOC106141080 gene encoding condensin complex subunit 1 isoform X1, which translates to MSHFEFAIPLQKDELLESHAGQYHVEDVVQPRLLLSKLQDAARAYNSEGVDYILEHFDTYFSIIVHGNKLEWNIINKGFDHIVRAAKNLCNHLEAIFQDKEIDTDVRTKNLNIVKMVLYLFTQIMKTKDAKLAADNSTKLSLGKKGKKATNDEEFCGWTESDKQAALVTLHLVLQQPLSRLWDPPLAEDNFVSMVADPCYKVLEEQIIKNKAIRETVFQVLGVLIKKYNHGTSCLIKLVQVLQMAEHAVSPICAGVVQLTNEFGLGTFGPQMVREIAEALASSDEENAGAGTEQAAARNCGAFLLELTNELPKEMTGAIATIQPYLESDESYTLRISVLGMMCSVLSVQLRGEGLTAAQRAQRDDFLDDLYDHMHDLSAYVRHKVLQFWCRLQRENCVPVTRQRTVLERGIGRLKDKAALVRKAAIQLIKVFLECNPFSAQLKLELLEKQLETEQKILEDLQKKQNPGPDPELVKKWDKIEKDVISTIKDNMDVLTQDEPELSQASLDNLYDAIRKHMRDKNYHKAYLIVKHTERQYPDAKLLRCDMEKSDQIDYFVALLRNIFIIPDRRQSISMTQQCENELALYKKMEEKESIVAFLQESVHFCRMVSEAVPLINSLLMSKQAGDVSEAIDFFTAAHHFNIESAKVGVATMLLLVWSPDQDKREAVERAYRDMYLECENKNERARAFTIARRLTSLAASVDRGSALALDHLVQQWVDKGDITPAIIQVFWEMFLKKIDGTTDMDSYAAISILVMISKAQPSVVLANLEVIQTHGLTGDYNSRNLSAQLLLCLAKKNQRYPMDHPIFTAIFDSLLETYSKLNKFMQFATNTIDFIYAVCDSPEILCAKILSEMFKRLQESVVKDQDSEEEASMPTELLTRFVFAVGHVALQQLIYLDTSVYSELRRRNQVREERKEEEKKKKKASAFATPAKRGRVDDLRRQTLMNVSNASASSRGQRSASVSKAPSANTTMTEDEAGLEGAVADDADAEYVRNVCERDIVGVDTALARYIPLLRWLLANPARCTTQLQAAAALTFTRFMLVSSAVCEDGLQLMVTVLKRSKNVSLRTNLTIAFADLTLRFPNLTQPWTHHIYHILNDEELEVRQCAVKMLSFLVLHEMVRVKGQIADMALCCADKDSGVANMTRLFFKQLSQKGNALYNVMPDIISRLSDPELNVPEDQYRLIMKYITSLIQKDRQMEALVEKLCQRFKLSTEERQWRDLAYCLSLFSYNERSLRKLIENLDCYKDKLHCSGVMESFTTLMNNTSKLAKNEIKTLVTELGDKIEECFAVREGEDGARPAAAAEPPRATPRKKPAPRRARRRSSSPDENEPPANDGTPPSVRKSSRKPTRSRKVVSYNSEESDDEDQQKDDDVFKKPTARKTTRRKK; encoded by the exons ATGAGCCACTTTGAATTTGCAATTCCCTTACAGAAGGATGAATTACTGGAATCTCACGCCGGACAGTATCATGTTGAAGATGTTGTTCAACCCAGATTACTTTTATCGAAGCTGCAAG ATGCTGCACGCGCCTATAACTCTGAAGGAGTGGATTATATTTTGGAACATTTTGACACCTACTTTTCCATTATAGTACATGGCAATAAATTAGAATGgaacattataaataagg GATTTGACCACATTGTAAGAGCTGCAAAAAACCTTTGCAATCACTTGGAAGCCATTTTTCAAGATAAGGAAATTGACACCGATGTGAGGACCAAGAATCTTAATATTGTCAAGATGGTTTTGTATCTGTTCACCCAAATTATGAAGACCAAAGATGCCAAGTTAGCTGCAGAT AACTCAACGAAGTTAAGTTTAGGCAAAAAAGGCAAGAAGGCAACCAATGATGAAGAGTTTTGTGGGTGGACAGAGTCAGATAAGCAAGCTGCGCTAGTCACACTGCATTTGGTTCTACAGCAACCCCTTTCTAGACTATGGGACCCACCTTTGGCAGAGGATAATTTTGTTTC aaTGGTTGCCGATCCATGTTACAAAGTATTGGAAGAACAGATCATCAAAAATAAGGCAATCAGAGAAACAGTGTTTCAAGTTCTTGGTGTTCTAATCAAGAAGTACAACCATGGCACATCTTGCCTCATCAAATTAGTACAG GTTTTGCAAATGGCTGAACATGCTGTATCCCCTATTTGTGCTGGTGTGGTTCAGCTGACTAACGAATTTGGTCTTGGAACATTTGGACCTCAAATG gTCCGTGAGATAGCAGAAGCTTTAGCGTCCAGTGACGAAGAGAACGCGGGCGCCGGTACCGAGCAGGCGGCCGCGCGGAACTGTGGCGCGTTCCTATTGGAGCTTACCAATGAGTTACCGAAGGAGATGACCGGCGCTATTGCTACTATTCAGCCTTACTTGGAAAGTGATGAG TCGTACACACTGCGCATCAGCGTGCTGGGCATGATGTGCTCGGTGCTGAGCGTGCAGCTGCGCGGCGAGGGGCTGACGGCCGCGCAGCGCGCGCAGCGGGACGACTTCCTCGACGACCTCTACGACCACATGCACGACCTCTCGGCCTACGTGCGACACAAG GTCCTACAGTTCTGGTGTCGCCTACAGCGTGAGAACTGCGTACCCGTAACTCGGCAACGCACCGTGCTAGAACGTGGCATCGGCCGCCTCAAAGACAAGGCTGCACTCGTTAGGAAAGCTGCCATACAACTGATTAAG gtgtTTTTAGAATGCAACCCATTCTCTGCGCAACTCAAACTAGAATTACTAGAAAAACAGCTGGAAACAGAGCAGAAGATACTGGAGGATCTTCAAAAGAAACAGAACCCTGGGCCGGACCCAGAACTTGTAAAGAAATgggataaaatagaaaaagatgTTATTTCTACAATAAAGGATAATATGGATGTTTTAACTCAAGATGAACCCGAGCTATCTCAAGCATCGCTGGATAATTTATATGATGCTATACGTAAACATATGCGTGATAAGAATTATCATAAAGCTTATTTGATCGTGAAACATACGGAAAGACAATATCCTGACGCGAAACTGCTTAGGTGTGATATGGAGAAAAGTGATCAG ATAGACTACTTTGTAGCTCTACTGcgaaatattttcatcataCCCGATCGCAGGCAGTCAATATCCATGACGCAGCAATGCGAGAACGAGCTAGCACTATACAAGAAAATGGAAGAGAAAGAGAGCATAGTTGCCTTCCTTCAAGAGTCCGTACATTTCTGTAGAATGGTGTCTGAAGCTGTGCCTTTGATAAACTCCTTGCTCATGTCGAAGCAAGCCGGAGACGTGAGCGAAGCTATAGACTTCTTCACCGCAGCACACCACTTTAATATAGAGTCGGCTAAAGTGGGCGTTGCTACTATGTTGCTGCTTGTATGGTCGCCTGACCAA GATAAACGGGAAGCAGTAGAGCGAGCATATCGCGACATGTACTTAGAGTGCGAAAACAAAAACGAGCGCGCGCGAGCGTTCACCATCGCTCGGAGACTCACCTCGCTAGCGGCCAGCGTGGACCGCGGCAGTGCGCTCGCGCTCGACCATCTCGTGCAGCAGTGGGTCGACAAGGGGGACATCACGCCTGCTATCATCCAG GTTTTCTGGGAAATGTTTCTGAAGAAAATCGATGGTACTACCGATATGGACAGCTATGCGGCGATATCTATTCTCGTCATGATATCTAAAGCCCAGCCTTCTGTAGTACTGGCAAATTTGGAGGTTATCCAGACCCACGGTCTCACAGGCGACTATAACTCAAGGAATCTGAGCGCTCAGCTGCTGTTATGTTTAGCAAAGAAAAACCAAAGATATCCCATGGACCACCCCATATTCACAGCGATATTCGACAGCCTTCTAGAAACTTATTCGAAGTTGAATAAGTTCATGCAATTCGCTACGAACactatagattttatttacgCGGTGTGCGATTCTCCTGAGATCCTTTGTGCGAAGATTTTGTCGGAAATGTTCAAAAGGCTGCAAGAGTCGGTGGTAAAGGACCAGGACAGTGAAGAGGAAGCCAGCATGCCCACGGAGTTGTTGACCCGGTTCGTTTTTGCAGTGGGACACGTCGCATTGCAGCAATTGATATATCTGGACACAAGCGTCTACAGCGaattaagaagaagaaaccag GTTCGCGAAGAACGCAAAGAagaagagaagaaaaagaagaaagccAGTGCGTTCGCGACTCCAGCTAAGCGCGGACGAGTTGATGACCTCCGCAGACAAACGCTCATGAATGTCAGCAACGCCAGCGCTTCTTCCAGGGGACAACGCTCTGCCAGCGTCTCCAAGGCGCCTTCG GCAAACACCACAATGACGGAAGACGAGGCGGGCCTCGAGGGCGCAGTAGCAGACGACGCGGACGCGGAATACGTCCGCAACGTATGCGAGCGGGACATCGTCGGCGTCGACACCGCTTTAGCGCGCTACATCCCCCTCCTTCGCTGGTTGTTGGCCAATCCCGCGCGCTGTACGACGCAATTACAAGCGGCCGCAGCTTTAACATTTACCAG ATTCATGTTGGTTTCAAGTGCAGTGTGCGAAGACGGTCTTCAGCTAATGGTGACAGTACTGAAGCGGTCTAAGAATGTTTCCTTGAGGACCAACCTAACCATCGCTTTCGCCGATCTTACTCTACGGTTCCCTAATCTCACTCAACCATGGACACATCACATTTATCACAT CCTGAACGACGAAGAGCTTGAAGTCCGGCAATGCGCTGTAAAGATGCTGTCATTCCTGGTTCTCCACGAAATGGTGCGCGTCAAAG gtCAGATAGCGGACATGGCGCTCTGCTGCGCCGACAAAGACTCTGGCGTCGCGAATATGACGCGCCTGTTCTTCAAGCAGCTTTCGCAGAAAGGCAACGCCCTGTATAACGTGATGCCCGACATCATATCGCGCCTTAGCGACCCTGAGCTGAACGTGCCGGAGGACCAGTATAGACTTATTATGAA ATACATAACATCACTCATACAAAAAGACCGTCAAATGGAGGCTCTAGTAGAAAAACTTTGTCAGCGCTTCAAGCTATCAACTGAAGAACGCCAGTGGCGCGATCTAGCGTACTGCCTCTCATTGTTCTCGTATAATGAGAGGTCCTTGAGGAAACTCATTGAAAACCTGGATTGCTATAAGGATAAGCTGCATTGCAGCGGCGTAATGGAGTCTTTCACGACGCTCATGAATAACACGTCGAAATTGGCGAAGAATGAAATTAAA ACGCTAGTAACGGAGCTGGGCGATAAGATCGAGGAGTGTTTCGCTGTGCGCGAGGGCGAGGACGGCGCGCGGCCCGCGGCTGCGGCCGAGCCGCCGCGCGCCACGCCGCGGAAGAAACCCGCGCCCCGGCGTGCCCGGCGGCGTTCCTCGAGCCCTGATGAG AATGAACCACCCGCCAACGATGGAACTCCACCTTCAGTTCGAAAATCTAGCAGAAAACCAACGAGATCTAGAAAAGTTGTTTCTTATAATTCTGAAGAATCAG ATGACGAAGATCAACAAAAGGATGACGATGTTTTCAAAAAACCTACTGCTAGGAAAACTACTCGCAGAAAGAAATAA